Proteins encoded within one genomic window of Gasterosteus aculeatus chromosome 18, fGasAcu3.hap1.1, whole genome shotgun sequence:
- the epm2a gene encoding laforin, whose amino-acid sequence MLFRFGVILTPESSDVRVYVLGSRREMGEWDPRAAVQMRAAQDPLLSTHEPCLWIGDVELAEPCKDTLWFKFVQRVRGSCILEGSGPSHDRCCSYDESNVVDGVYCHPIGHWIEETGHTDEMKHTANFYFTVSGQKAIHFSRVLPRVWLGSCPRQVEHVTIKMKHDLGVTAVMNFQTECDVVNNSDGCRRNFGEAMTPETMMHLYKDCGLLYVWMPTPDMSSEGRVRMLPQAVFLLHGLLENGHTVYVHCNAGVGRSTAAVCGLLVYVLGWSLRKAQYFVAARRPAVYIDEEALVQAQADFTQKFGQLRSSISYPHT is encoded by the exons ATGTTGTTCAGGTTCGGGGTCATTCTCACCCCGGAGTCCTCGGATGTCCGGGTCTATGTTTTGGGTTCGCGTAGGGAAATGGGTGAGTGGGACCCGCGCGCAGCGGTCCAGATGAGGGCCGCGCAGGACCCCCTGCTGTCCACGCACGAGCCGTGTCTGTGGATCGGAGACGTAGAGCTGGCAGAGCCCTGCAAAGACACACTGTGGTTCAAGTTCGTCCAAAGAGTCCGCGGCTCTTGTATCTTGGAAG GAAGTGGTCCGAGCCATGACAGGTGTTGTTCATATGATGAGAGTAACGTCGTGGATGGAGTGTACTGCCATCCGATTGGTCACTGGATAGAGGAAACAGGACACACAGATGAGATGAAACACACCGCCAACTTCTACTTCACTGTGTCCGGTCAGAAGGCCATTCACTTCTCCAG GGTGCTGCCGCGCGTTTGGCTGGGCAGCTGCCCTCGACAGGTGGAACACGTGACGATAAAGATGAAGCACGATTTGGGCGTCACCGCGGTGATGAACTTCCAGACGGAGTGCGACGTGGTGAACAACTCCGACGGCTGCAGACGCAACTTCGGTGAAGCCATGACTCCCGAGACCATGATGCATCTGTACAAAGACTGCGGCCTGCTGTACGTGTGGATGCCCACGCCCGACATGAGCTCGGAGG GTCGGGTCCGGATGCTTCCCCAGGCTGTATTTCTGCTTCACGGTCTCCTGGAGAACGGTCACACTGTTTACGTCCACTGTAACGCTGGCGTAGGCCGGTCGACGGCGGCGGTGTGCGGCCTGCTGGTGTACGTCCTCGGCTGGAGCCTAAGGAAGGCGCAGTACTTCGTCGCAGCCAGGAGGCCGGCAGTGTACATCGATGAGGAGGCTTTGGTCCAGGCTCAGGCAGATTTCACTCAGAAGTTTGGACAGTTACGATCTTCCATCTCTTACCCGCACACGTGA